GTGATGCCCATCTCGACAAAAGCCGCGATCATCGCCTTGTCGACCAGCTCCGCGTGCTCGATCCGGTGCCGGGCCTGCCGCACCACGTCGACACCGAGCACCTTCACCGCACCCGAGAAGCCCTCCAGCACCTCGGCCAGCGCCGCGTCACCGATCGCGTGGAAGCCGCCCTGGGTCCGGTGCCGGGCGCAGTCGACGATGTGGTCACGCGCCTGCTCCGCCGTGACATAGGAGAAACCACAACCCCCACCACCCAGGAACGGTTCACGCAGGTACGCCGTGCGCGAGCCGAGCGCCCCGTCGGCGTAGAGGTCGCCGCCGGCACCGACCGCACCCAGCTCCTTCGCCTTCGCCGCCGCCATCAGCTCGCCCCACCAGCCGTAGACCTCGGGCAGCCCGTGCGCCGGGCCGGCCAGGGCGAGCAGGCCGGTGAAGTCGTCCTCGTTCGACGTGCCGGGGCCACCACACTCGTGCACCGCACCGATGCCCACCTGCGCTGCCCGGGTCAACGCGGTCCGCTGCGCCGCCGCTCGCTGCGCCGGGGACAGGGAACCGAGCGCGATCTCGCGGGCGGCGTGATGGGCTTCCTCCCGCAACCAGCCCGTGTCGCTGAAACCGGGCTCGCCGGCCGCGCGCGGTGCCGCCGCCAGCAGGGCGCTGGACACCAGGGCACTGTGCACCGACGCCTGCGTCAGGTAGACCCGGCGGCCGCCGGCGACCCGGTCGAGGTCAGCGGCGGTCGGCGGGACCTGCTCCGGCCACTTCGACTCGTCCCAGCCGTGGCCCATCACGATCGCGTCGGCCGGCTGGGTCGTCGCGTAGAGCGCCACCGCGTCGAGCAGCTCACCGGCCGACGCCGCCGCGCTCAGGTCGAGCCCGGTCAGCACCAGCCCGGTGTCGGTGGCGTGCACGTGCGCGTCGACGAACGCCGGCGTGACCAGCGCGCCACCGAGGTCGACGGTGACATCGGCGGCCGGCGCGTCGGCGTCGGGACCCAGCCAGGCGATCCGCCCGTCGCGGACGAGCAGCGCGGTCGCCTGGGGCTCGGCCGGCGCGTAGAGGGCGCCGCCCGTGTAGAGCGTCGATTCCATGGGTTCAGTCTGCCCGCAGGCGTTGCTCGAAGAGGCTCCGAACGGCCGGCTCGGCGCGCAGCAGGTCGAGCGCGAACTCGGCGTGCCCCGGCACGTACCCGTTGCCGACCAGCATCGTCACGTCGGCGGCCAGGCCCTCGGCGCCCAGCGCGGCGGCCGCGAAGCTGGTCGCCATCGAGAAGAAGATCACTGTGCCGCCCTCGTCGGTGGCCAGGATCGCGCCGTGCTCGCAGCCCGGCACGTCGACACAGACCACGGTGACGTCGGCCGGCTTGCCCAGCGCGCGGGTGACCGCCTCGGCCAGGGCGACCGGGTCGCGGGCGTCGGCGATCGCCACCTCGTCGGCGAGGCCGGCCGTCCGCAGCCGGTCGGCCTCGCTCTCGGTCGGCACGATCCCGACCGTGCGACGCGCGCCGGCGCGCCGGGCGGCCGCGAGCGTGAGCGAACCGCTCTTGCCCGCACCACCGAGCACCGCCACCGTGTCGCCGGCTTGGACCACCCGATTGGTCAGCGCCGGCGCGCCGCATACGTCGAGCACCGCGAGAGCGAGCTCGGCGGGAAGGTCTTCGGGAAGCTTCGCCACGATCGACCGGGCGAACAGGATCGCGTGCCCCTCGGCCGGGACCTGCTCGCTGCCACCGTCCCAGCCCTTGAGGCCGTCGGTGATCCGCAGCGGGGTCAGCGTGAGCGATACGAGCGTAGCGACGCGGTCACCGACGGCGACCTGGAGGGGAGAACGGGGGCCGACCTCCTCGACCACACCGATCAGCATCCCGCCGGAGCCGGTCACCGGGTTGTGCATCTTGCCCCGGTTTTCCACGATGCTCAGCACCTCGGCGCGCACCGCTTCGCCGTCGCCAGCGTGCTTCTCCCGCAACTGTCGGTAGCTGGCAGCGTCGAGATTGAGCCTTTCCACCCGAATCCGCACCTCGTTAGGCCCGATTTCGGGACGATTGTCCACACGCCACGCTGCCTGAGGCAGCACGCCGGCCGGCTCAACGACGCGGTGCAGGCCGACCGGTGAGGTCACGGGAGGACTCCTTGATCACTTCGGCGAGACAGGAAAACTTACGGCAGAATAGTTTGTAGACAAAAGATTTTCCAGTAGCCTTCGCTCGCTGCGGTACACCCCCACCGGCGGAAAGAGGAGGAGCACGTGACGGTCGACCTCGGACCGCGAACCCCCGAAGCGGCCCCGGCCGCGACAGGTGGCGGCCAGCCCTACGAATACCGGCGCCGCCCACTCGTCGAACCCGACTGGACCCGGTTCCCCGGCTGGCGGCACATCACCCGCGACCAGTGGGAGTCCGCTCAATGGCAGCGGGTCAACTGCGTCAAGAACGTCAAGCAACTACAGGCCGTACTCGGTGATCTGGTTGGGGAGACCTTCTACAAGGATCTTCTCGAGGACCAGAAGGCCCTCGCGACCATGTCAATGCTGGTCACGCCACAGATGCTCAACACCATGATGTCCGGCGGCACGATGAGCACCGAGGCGTTCTACCTCGACCCCGTGCGCCGCTACATGATCCCGGTCGCCTCCGACCGGCGCACCGACTGGCCGTCGCACCCCTACGCGTCGCGCGACTCGCTGCACGAGCACGACATGTGGGTCGCCGAGGGGCTCACCCACCGCTACCCGACCAAGGTGCTCGCCGAACTGCTGTCGACGTGCCCCCAATACTGCGGGCACTGCACCCGGATGGACCTGGTCGGCAACTCCACGCCAGCCGTCGAAAAACTCAAACTGACCCTCAAGCCGGTCGACCGGTACGAGGCGCACATCTCCTACTTGAAGGCCCACCCCGGGGTCCGCGACGTGGTCGTCTCCGGCGGCGACGTGGCCAACGTGCCGTGGCGCAACCTCGAGTCCTACCTGATGAGCCTGCTGTCGATCGAGACCGTGCGCGACATCCGGCTGGCCACCAAGGCGCTGATGGGCCTGCCGCAACACTGGCTGCAGCCCGACGTCGTCGAGGGCCTGGAGCGGGTCGCCCGCACCGCCGCCCGCCGCGGCGTCAACCTGGCCATCCACACCCACGTCAACCACGCGCAGTCGCTGACGCCGCTGGTCGCAAAGGCCGCGCAGACCGCGCTGGAGGTCGGCGTCCGCGACGTACGCAACCAGGGCGTGCTGATGCGCGGCGTCAACGCCACCACGGCCGACCTGCTCGACCTCTGCTTCGCGCTGCAGGGGGAGGCCGGCATCCTGCCCTACTACTTCTACATGTGCGACATGATCCCCAACGCCGAACACTGGCGGGTCCCGGTCTGGCAGGCACACCAACTCCAGCACGACCTGATGGGCTACCTCCCGGGGTACGCGACCCCGCGGATCGTCTGCGACGTGCCGTTCGTCGGCAAGCGCTGGGTGCACATGCTCACCGAATATGACCGCGAGCGCGGCATCTCCTACTGGACGAAGAACTATCGAACCTCGATCGAGTCGGCCGACGGCGAGGCGCTGACAAAACGCTTCCCCTACTACGACCCGATCGACACGCTCCCCAAGTCCGGCCAGGACTGGTGGGAGACGCAGGCATGAGAAAAGGGCCCCCGGTTCGGGGGCCCTTTTCTGTTCCGGCTATTTGAAGGCGTCCCGAACGTCGCGGCCCGCGTCCTTGACGTGCTCGCCGGCCTGCTTCGCGTGGGCGTCGGTCTGGTCGACCTGGCCTTCGGCCTGAAGCTGCTCGTTGTCGGTGGCGTCGCCGACCTTCTCCTTGGCGCCACCCTTGAGTTCCTCGACCTTGTTCCGCACCTTGTCGGTGAAGCTCATCGTCACTCCAAAATAGGATCGCCGACTGTTTACCTCGGACAACCAATAGATTCCCTGGGCGAACGGGCGCGAAACCTCAGCGCTGCTGGGTGACCACCTCGGCCAGGCGCGGCAGGAAGAACTCCCAGCCCTCGCGATGGCTACGCGCCTCGTCCCGGTCGATCCGGCTGCTCTGGTCGTAGTCGCCCTGGGCGAGCCGCAACACGGCACCGGCGTCGACGTTGACATCGACCCGGCGGGCCGGCAGCTCGGGCGCGTGATCCCAGGACCAGGAGAACCCGAACCGCCCGGTGGCCTGGTCGAGATCGGTGACGACGCCGCGCATGGTCTGACCGAGCCGATCGAAGTAGGCGACGTAGCGGCCACCGATCTCCGGCTCCACAGTCAGTTCGGCGCCACCCCACCAACGCCGCACCGCGGCCGGGTCGAGAAAGGCACCGATGACGTCGCTGGGCGTCACACCGGGCACGTCGACAGTGACCCGAAGCCAAGGATCCGTCTGCGTCGGCATCGAAACGTGCACGCCACTCCCCCGTCGTAGCCGTCGTGTGAAGTCTGTCAGCCGGCGCACACCCTGTAGAGCATCCTAGGATGAATGTTTGATCTCTGTCCGCCATCCCAGGGCCTGCGCAGCTTGATCGGGCACGGATCAGCGCGAGGTCGGCCGGTTCCCACTAACCCCGGCGCGCCGACGCCGGGCCGAGCTCGATGTGGGCTGGCCGAATCCACGGACGGCGACCCGGGGGCGGGCGGAAAAGTATGGATATGACCTGATCGCCTTGGGCGATCCAGAGCAATCCCGGAGATCTAGGAAAAGCGTTGTAGCTATGACTACAACGCTTTTCCTAGATCTCCGGTGCCGGCTTCGTTGATCAACGAGCGGTGACCCGAGACGGTCCGGATTGGTGGCTGACGCCACCCTCCCTCCTGTCGCTGTCGACACGCCCACATCCCTGCGCCGCCGGCGCAGGGATGATCGCGGTCGGCGACCGCTGCGGTAGGGGCCACGCCAGCCACGCACCAACACGCCCACGACCGCGGCGAGCAGCAGCGCCGCCGGCTCGGCAACAGCCACGCACCAACACGCCTGGACCGCGGCGAGCAGCCGCGCCGCCGGCTCGGCAACAGCCACGCACCAACACGCCAGGACGGCCGCGAGGCAGCCGCGCCGCCGGCGCGGGAGCAGCCGCGCACCAACACGCCGGGACCGCGGCGAGCAGCCGCGCCGCCGGCGTGGCAACAGCCGCGCACCAACACGCCTGGACCGCGGCGAGCAGCCGCGCCGCCGCCGTGGCAACAGCCGCGCACCAACACGCCTGGACCGCGGCGAGCAGCCGCGCCGCCGCCGTGGCAACAGCCGCGCACGACTCCGCGGCGTGGCGTGACCCGCCTACCGGCCGTTGGCGAGCGGGGCCACCCGCCCGTAACGGCGTGCGCGGCTGAGATTGTCCGGCCCACACCGCCTGGTGCGCGGCTGAGATTGCCGGGCCCGCACTGCCTGCGGCGTCCTAGGATGATGCCAGCAAGCGGCGGATGGGGGCCGCCTTCGCCGCTGCCTCGGCCACCTCGGCCTCTGGCTCGCTGCCCCAGGTGATGCCGCCGCCGGCCCACAGGTGCAAACGGTCTGCATCAGCTGCGGCCGTGCGGATGGTCAGGCCCAGGTCGAGGTTGCCGTTCGCGTCTATCCAACCCAACGCGCCCATGCTGGGCCCGCGGCCGACCGGTTCCAGTGCCGCGATCTGCTGCAGGGCCGCCAGCTTCGGGGCACCCGTCACCGAGCCGCCGGGACACGTGGCCCGGAGCAGCTCGGCCAGGCCGACTCCGTCGGCCAGCTCAGCCGAGACGACCGATTCCGCCTGCCACAGGTTGCTCCAGGTGCGGATCGCGAAGAGTTCGTCGACGCGGACCGAGCCGGTCCGGGCCACCCGGCCCAGGTCGTTGCGGGCCAAATCGACGATCATGATGTGCTCTGCCCGCTCCTTGGACGACGCGAGCAGTTCCCGCCGGCCGGCCGCCGTCGCCGGGCGGGTGCCCTTGATCGGCTTGGTGATCACCCGGCCGTCGATCACCTGGATCAGGGTCTCCGGTGAGGCGCAGCCGACCGCCCAACCCGCGCCGGTCAGCACTCCCCCGTAATGGGCGCCTGGCAGGCCGCCCAGGCGGGCCAGGGCCGGCAGTGGATCACCGACGTACGGCGCCGACGCGTGGCCCACCACGTTGACCTGATAGACGTCACCGCGACCGATCGCCTCGCGGGCCGCCGCGACCGCAAAACCGTGCTCAAGAGGCGTCCAGCTCGGCTCCCACTCCCCCAGCCGCCAGTCCGAAATCGGCCAGTGGCGGGTCTCAGGAGCATCAGCGTGCTCATATACCACTACAGCCAGATCTGGTACGGCCGGTGCCGGCGTGGGCTTCGCCACAGGGCCGCGCTTGAGCATCGCGGCCGCCCCCGCTGCGGAGATCAGAATGGCCGCTCCGCAGACTGAGATGGCCTCGCTTTTGGCTACGGAGCGTGACAGTCTGGGGGAAGAGAACGACCGCACGTTCAGTCCGTCAGCGGTGAGGAAATCTTCGAGATGCTGGGCCGGATCGCCACCCTCCGTGGAGCGCCACTCCATACGGGAGCGCTCTCTTATACGGAGAGTGCATGTAGCGGCTACACCAGCAAAACCGGTAGCAGGTTGTGGGAGCGTTTCCACGCCGATCGGTCCGAAGTTACTCATACGAAGGGTGGATTCTTTCGTGCTAGCGCCGTTAGTTGCTCGTACGCGCCCCGCCCAAGGGAGTAGCGTCCGCTACTGGTCATGTGAACCATGACACAGCACCCCCATCGTCCGGAGACCCTGATGTGCCAGCACCAACCGCACTGCCCCTCTGCCGAAGCCACCGATCGCGATGCCGCCACCACCGTCGCGTGCTTTCCGGAGCAAGGCTGGAGCCTGCTCTGCAACGGCGTGATCCTCTTCGAGGACACCGGTGAACTGCTCCCCGACGGCAGCAGCATCGCGCCCCACCGTGGCCCCGCCCGCCACGCCCTCGCCGCCTAGCAGGCAGCGCACGCGATAGGCACCAGAAGCCAAGGCCCCCAGACCCAGGGCCGCAAAACCAGCGGCAAGGCCCCCTGCCCAGGGACCTGGCGGGGAGCCACAGCCTAAAGCCCCCTTCCAGGGGGAGCCAGCGAGTTCCCCCTTCCGAGCACCGTCGCTCACCCCGGCCACCGCGCCGCCCCGGGCTACTCGAACGCCTCCGGCGGCGGGCACGCGCACACCAGATTCCGGTCGCCGAAGGCACCGTCGATGCGGCGCACGGGCGACCAGTATTTGCCGACGCGCGACACGCCGAACGGATACGCCGCCACCGAGCGCGGGTAGGCGTGCGACCACTCGTCACCCGACACCATCGCCGCCGTGTGTGGTGCGTTGGCCAGCGGGTTGTCGTCGCGGGGCCACGTACCCGAGCCGACCTTGGTGATTTCCTCCCGGATCGCGATCATCGCGTCGCAGAACCGGTCGAGTTCGGCCAGGTCTTCGCTCTCCGTCGGCTCGACCATCAGCGTCCCGGCCACCGGGAACGACATCGTCGGCGCGTGGAAGCCGTAGTCGATCAGCCGCTTGGCCACGTCGTCGACCGAGACGCCGGTCGCCTTGGTCAGCGGGCGCAGGTCGAGGATGCACTCGTGGGCCACCAGGCCCTTGTTGCCGCTGTAGAGCACCGGGTAGTGCTCGCGCAGCCGCACCGCCACGTAGTTGGCCGCCAGCACCGCCGCGCCGGTCGCCCGGGCCAGCCCCTCGGCACCCATCATCCGCAGGTAGGCCCACGGAATCGGCAGGATGCCCGCCGAACCGTGCTGTGCCGCCGAGACGGCGACACCAGCAGAGTCAGCACCAGCGCCCAGCGGGTCACCGGGCAGGAACGGCGACAGGTGAGCGCGCACGCCGATCGGACCGACACCCGGACCGCCGCCACCGTGCGGGATGCAGAACGTCTTGTGCAGGTTGAGGTGCGACACGTCGGCGCCGAACTTGCCGGGCTTGGCGAACCCGACCAGCGCGTTGAGGTTGGCACCGTCGACGTAGACCTGGCCGCCGGCGTCGTGCACCTTGGCGCACAGCGAGGCGATGCCGGTCTCGTACACCCCATGGGTCGAGGGGTAGGTCACCATGATCGCCGCCAGCCGTGAGGCGTGCGCCGCGATCTTCGCGTCGAGGTCGACCAGGTCGACGTTGCCCTCGTCGTCACAGGCCACGACCACGACCCGCATGCCGGCCATCACGGCGGACGCGGCGTTGGTGCCGTGCGCCGACGACGGGATCAGGCAGACGTCACGCTCGAGGTCGCCACGCGAGCGGTGGTAGCCGCGGATCGCCAGCAGGCCGGCCAGCTCACCCTGCGACCCGGCGTTGGGCTGCACCGACACCGCGTCGTAGCCGGTCACCTCGGCCAGCCAGGTCTCCAGCGAGCTGATCAGCGACCGGTAGCCGGCCGTCTGCGAGGCCGGCGCGTGCGGGTGGATGTTGGCGAACTCCGGCCAGGAGATCGGCTCCATCTCGGTGGTCGCGTTGAGCTTCATCGTGCAGGAGCCCAGCGGGATCATGCCGCGGTCGAGCGCGTAGTCGAGGTCGGAGAGCCGCCGCAGGTAGCGCAGCATCGCCGTCTCCGACCGGTGCTCGTGGAACACCGGGTGGGTCAGGAAGTCGGAGGTGCGGGCAAGATCCGAAGGCAACGCAGCAGAGGAAGCGCCAGAGAACTCCGGCACCCCGAACGCCTCCCAGACGATCGAGAGGTGGGCCGCAACAGTGGTCTCGTCACATGCGATAGCGACCCGGTCGGCGTCGACCAGCCGGAGGTTGACCCCCCGCGACGCGGCAGCGGCCACCACATCAAAGGCGCGGCCCGGCACCGACGCCGTCACCGTGTCGAAGAACGCCTCGTCAGCGACCGAGACCCCGCCGGCCCGCAGCCCCGCCGCCAACCGCGCCGCGTGCGAGTGCGCGTGCCGGGCGATCGACCGCAGCCCGTCGGGCCCGTGGTAGACCGCGTACATGCTGGCGATCACCGCGAGCAGCACCTGGGCGGTGCAGATGTTGCTGGTCGCCTTCTCCCGGCGGATGTGCTGTTCACGGGTCTGCAACGCGAGCCGGTAGGCGGGGGCCCCGTCGGCGTCGCGGGAAACCCCGACCAGCCGCCCGGGCAGCATCCGCTCCAGGCCCGCGCGGACCGCGAGATAACCGGCGTGCGGACCACCGAATCCCATGGGTACGCCGAACCGCTGCGTCGTGCCGGCCGCGATGTCGGCACCGATCTCCCCCGGCGACCGCAGCAGCGTCAGCGCGAGCAGGTCGGCCGCCACGGCGACCAGTGCGCCCGCCTCGTGGGCGGCGGCAACCAACGAAGAGTGATCCCGCACGGCCCCGGACGCGCCCGGGTATTGCAGGTGGAGCCCGAAGAACTCCGCGGGCAGAGCGGCGGGGCCGGCGGACAAATCGGTCACCAGAACAGTGATGCCGAGCGGCTCGGCGCGCCCCTCGATCACGGCCAGCGTCTGCGGCAGGGTGTCGGCGTCGACGACGTACACCGGAGATTTGGTCTTCGACGCCCGGCGGGCCAGGGTCATCGCCTCGGCGGCCGCGGTGGCCTCGTCGAGCATCGACGCGTTGGCCGTGGTCAAGCCGGTCAGGTCGGAGACCATCGTCTGGAAGTTGAGCAGGGCCTCGAGCCGGCCCTGGCTGATCTCGGGCTGGTAGGGCGTGTAGGCCGTGTACCAGGCCGGGCTCTCCAGCACGTTGCGGCGGATCACGGCAGGCGTGTGGGTGCCGTAGTAGCCGTTGCCGATCATCGAGACGTTGACCGTGTTGCGGTCGGCCAGCGCGCGCAGCTCGGCGATCACCTCGGCCTCGGACGCGGCCGGCGGCAGGTCGAGGGTGCCGTGCCAGCGGATCACCTCGGGGATCGCGGCGTCCATCAACTCGTCGACCGTGCCGTAGCCGACCGAGTCGAGCATCCGGCGCTCGCTCTCGCGGTCAGGCCCGATGTGGCGGTCTGCGAAATCGGTCATCGACGGAACTCCTGGAGAGCGAGGGATCGAGGTCGAGGAGCAACCTCCCCCTCTGTCGGCCCCGAAACGGGTCCTCCAGAGTCGCCATGTCCGCGTGGTCCTTTTGCCTGAGAGGTTCCGGGGAGGATTTGCCCCTTCGGCGCCGCCCGGTCTGAACAGACCGGCGATCTCTCCCACGCGGATGGTGTCGGCAGGCTTAACGGTACCAGTGTTGATGTTCGCGAGGTCTCCTCACCTACGCTGTCTGCCGTGACCTACCTCGCCGCCGATGACCGTTACGACTCCATGACCTACCGCCGGGCCGGCCGCAGTGGGGTCCGGCTCCCCGCCGTCTCCCTGGGCCTCTGGCACAACTTCGGCCACGGACGCCCCCTGGACACGCAAGCGGACATTCTGCACCGCGCGTTCGACCTCGGGGTGACCCACTTCGACCTGGCCAACAACTACGGCCCGCCGCCGGGATCCGCCGAGGAGAACTTCGGCCGGATCATGGCCCGCGACCTCAAGCCCTACCGCGACGAGATGATCATCTCGACCAAGGCCGGCTACCTGATGTGGCCCGGCCCCTACGGTGAATGGGGCTCGCGCAAATACCTGATCTCGTCGCTGGACCAGTCGCTGAAGCGGATGGGCCTGGACTACGTCGACGTCTTCTACCACCACCGGCCCGACCCGGACACGCCGCTGGAGGAGACGATGGCGGCGCTGGACCACGCGGTCCGCTCCGGGCGCGCGCAATACGTCGCGATCTCCAACTACACCTCCGAGCAGACCGCTGCCGCGGCCAAGATCCTTGCCGATCTGGGTACGCCGCTGCTGCTGCACCAGCCCTCCTACTCGATGCTCAACCGGTGGATCGAGCGCGACAACCTGCTCGACACGCTGGAGGAGGTCGGCGCCGGCTGCATCGCCTTCAGCCCGCTCCAGCAGGGCCTGCTGACCGACCGCTACCTGGGCGGCGTGCCGGCCGACTCGCGGATCGCGACCGGCGGCTTCCTCAAGGAGAGCGCGCTCGACGACCAGACGATGGCCGTGGTCCGCGAGCTCAACGAGATCGCCCGCGGCCGTGGCCAGACGCTGGCCCAGCTCGCCCTGGTGTGGGCGCTGCGGGACGAGCGGATGACCAGCCTGATCATCGGCGCGAGCAGCGTCAAGCAGCTCGAGGACAACGTCGGCGCGCTGGACAACCTGGC
This genomic interval from Asanoa ferruginea contains the following:
- a CDS encoding amidohydrolase, giving the protein MESTLYTGGALYAPAEPQATALLVRDGRIAWLGPDADAPAADVTVDLGGALVTPAFVDAHVHATDTGLVLTGLDLSAAASAGELLDAVALYATTQPADAIVMGHGWDESKWPEQVPPTAADLDRVAGGRRVYLTQASVHSALVSSALLAAAPRAAGEPGFSDTGWLREEAHHAAREIALGSLSPAQRAAAQRTALTRAAQVGIGAVHECGGPGTSNEDDFTGLLALAGPAHGLPEVYGWWGELMAAAKAKELGAVGAGGDLYADGALGSRTAYLREPFLGGGGCGFSYVTAEQARDHIVDCARHRTQGGFHAIGDAALAEVLEGFSGAVKVLGVDVVRQARHRIEHAELVDKAMIAAFVEMGITASMQPAFDRLWGGPRQMYAQRLGVARSMDSNPMGALHGVGVTLAFGSDSPVTPLDPWGSVRAAVSHFNPAHRMAVRSAFAAHTKGAWRSIHRDGEGVLAKDAPATFAVWQTPAGHSGGLPHLVSQVLEERGPDDPTPLPRCLRTVVRGVTIFEE
- a CDS encoding L-erythro-3,5-diaminohexanoate dehydrogenase; translated protein: MTSPVGLHRVVEPAGVLPQAAWRVDNRPEIGPNEVRIRVERLNLDAASYRQLREKHAGDGEAVRAEVLSIVENRGKMHNPVTGSGGMLIGVVEEVGPRSPLQVAVGDRVATLVSLTLTPLRITDGLKGWDGGSEQVPAEGHAILFARSIVAKLPEDLPAELALAVLDVCGAPALTNRVVQAGDTVAVLGGAGKSGSLTLAAARRAGARRTVGIVPTESEADRLRTAGLADEVAIADARDPVALAEAVTRALGKPADVTVVCVDVPGCEHGAILATDEGGTVIFFSMATSFAAAALGAEGLAADVTMLVGNGYVPGHAEFALDLLRAEPAVRSLFEQRLRAD
- a CDS encoding KamA family radical SAM protein, giving the protein MTVDLGPRTPEAAPAATGGGQPYEYRRRPLVEPDWTRFPGWRHITRDQWESAQWQRVNCVKNVKQLQAVLGDLVGETFYKDLLEDQKALATMSMLVTPQMLNTMMSGGTMSTEAFYLDPVRRYMIPVASDRRTDWPSHPYASRDSLHEHDMWVAEGLTHRYPTKVLAELLSTCPQYCGHCTRMDLVGNSTPAVEKLKLTLKPVDRYEAHISYLKAHPGVRDVVVSGGDVANVPWRNLESYLMSLLSIETVRDIRLATKALMGLPQHWLQPDVVEGLERVARTAARRGVNLAIHTHVNHAQSLTPLVAKAAQTALEVGVRDVRNQGVLMRGVNATTADLLDLCFALQGEAGILPYYFYMCDMIPNAEHWRVPVWQAHQLQHDLMGYLPGYATPRIVCDVPFVGKRWVHMLTEYDRERGISYWTKNYRTSIESADGEALTKRFPYYDPIDTLPKSGQDWWETQA
- a CDS encoding CsbD family protein yields the protein MSFTDKVRNKVEELKGGAKEKVGDATDNEQLQAEGQVDQTDAHAKQAGEHVKDAGRDVRDAFK
- a CDS encoding SRPBCC domain-containing protein, yielding MPTQTDPWLRVTVDVPGVTPSDVIGAFLDPAAVRRWWGGAELTVEPEIGGRYVAYFDRLGQTMRGVVTDLDQATGRFGFSWSWDHAPELPARRVDVNVDAGAVLRLAQGDYDQSSRIDRDEARSHREGWEFFLPRLAEVVTQQR
- a CDS encoding chorismate-binding protein, which translates into the protein MSNFGPIGVETLPQPATGFAGVAATCTLRIRERSRMEWRSTEGGDPAQHLEDFLTADGLNVRSFSSPRLSRSVAKSEAISVCGAAILISAAGAAAMLKRGPVAKPTPAPAVPDLAVVVYEHADAPETRHWPISDWRLGEWEPSWTPLEHGFAVAAAREAIGRGDVYQVNVVGHASAPYVGDPLPALARLGGLPGAHYGGVLTGAGWAVGCASPETLIQVIDGRVITKPIKGTRPATAAGRRELLASSKERAEHIMIVDLARNDLGRVARTGSVRVDELFAIRTWSNLWQAESVVSAELADGVGLAELLRATCPGGSVTGAPKLAALQQIAALEPVGRGPSMGALGWIDANGNLDLGLTIRTAAADADRLHLWAGGGITWGSEPEAEVAEAAAKAAPIRRLLASS
- a CDS encoding DUF5999 family protein, yielding MCQHQPHCPSAEATDRDAATTVACFPEQGWSLLCNGVILFEDTGELLPDGSSIAPHRGPARHALAA
- the gcvP gene encoding aminomethyl-transferring glycine dehydrogenase, coding for MTDFADRHIGPDRESERRMLDSVGYGTVDELMDAAIPEVIRWHGTLDLPPAASEAEVIAELRALADRNTVNVSMIGNGYYGTHTPAVIRRNVLESPAWYTAYTPYQPEISQGRLEALLNFQTMVSDLTGLTTANASMLDEATAAAEAMTLARRASKTKSPVYVVDADTLPQTLAVIEGRAEPLGITVLVTDLSAGPAALPAEFFGLHLQYPGASGAVRDHSSLVAAAHEAGALVAVAADLLALTLLRSPGEIGADIAAGTTQRFGVPMGFGGPHAGYLAVRAGLERMLPGRLVGVSRDADGAPAYRLALQTREQHIRREKATSNICTAQVLLAVIASMYAVYHGPDGLRSIARHAHSHAARLAAGLRAGGVSVADEAFFDTVTASVPGRAFDVVAAAASRGVNLRLVDADRVAIACDETTVAAHLSIVWEAFGVPEFSGASSAALPSDLARTSDFLTHPVFHEHRSETAMLRYLRRLSDLDYALDRGMIPLGSCTMKLNATTEMEPISWPEFANIHPHAPASQTAGYRSLISSLETWLAEVTGYDAVSVQPNAGSQGELAGLLAIRGYHRSRGDLERDVCLIPSSAHGTNAASAVMAGMRVVVVACDDEGNVDLVDLDAKIAAHASRLAAIMVTYPSTHGVYETGIASLCAKVHDAGGQVYVDGANLNALVGFAKPGKFGADVSHLNLHKTFCIPHGGGGPGVGPIGVRAHLSPFLPGDPLGAGADSAGVAVSAAQHGSAGILPIPWAYLRMMGAEGLARATGAAVLAANYVAVRLREHYPVLYSGNKGLVAHECILDLRPLTKATGVSVDDVAKRLIDYGFHAPTMSFPVAGTLMVEPTESEDLAELDRFCDAMIAIREEITKVGSGTWPRDDNPLANAPHTAAMVSGDEWSHAYPRSVAAYPFGVSRVGKYWSPVRRIDGAFGDRNLVCACPPPEAFE
- the mgrA gene encoding L-glyceraldehyde 3-phosphate reductase — protein: MTYLAADDRYDSMTYRRAGRSGVRLPAVSLGLWHNFGHGRPLDTQADILHRAFDLGVTHFDLANNYGPPPGSAEENFGRIMARDLKPYRDEMIISTKAGYLMWPGPYGEWGSRKYLISSLDQSLKRMGLDYVDVFYHHRPDPDTPLEETMAALDHAVRSGRAQYVAISNYTSEQTAAAAKILADLGTPLLLHQPSYSMLNRWIERDNLLDTLEEVGAGCIAFSPLQQGLLTDRYLGGVPADSRIATGGFLKESALDDQTMAVVRELNEIARGRGQTLAQLALVWALRDERMTSLIIGASSVKQLEDNVGALDNLALSNDELDAIDGALTNPA